A window of the Streptomyces luomodiensis genome harbors these coding sequences:
- a CDS encoding gas vesicle protein K: protein MSGTVSHKLELDQDTVERDLMKLVLTVVELLRQLMERQALRRVDQGDLTEDQEERIGLTLMLLEDRMGTLCERYGIAPSELNLDLGPLGPLLSPGE from the coding sequence ATGAGCGGAACCGTGAGCCACAAGCTGGAGCTGGACCAGGACACCGTCGAGCGTGACCTGATGAAGCTGGTGCTGACCGTCGTCGAGCTGCTGCGCCAGCTCATGGAGCGGCAGGCGCTGCGCCGGGTGGACCAGGGCGACCTGACGGAGGACCAGGAGGAGCGGATCGGGCTGACGCTGATGCTGCTGGAGGACCGGATGGGCACCCTCTGCGAGCGCTACGGCATCGCGCCCTCGGAGCTCAATCTGGACCTTGGGCCGCTCGGTCCGCTGCTGTCCCCGGGGGAGTGA
- a CDS encoding gas vesicle protein GvpG, whose product MLRQVVAAAEREYYDPANIQRALADLENRLDLGEIDEKEFERQEDALLDRLEEARQWANGTL is encoded by the coding sequence GTGCTGAGGCAGGTCGTGGCCGCCGCGGAGCGGGAGTACTACGACCCGGCCAACATCCAGCGCGCCCTGGCCGATCTGGAGAACCGGCTCGACCTGGGCGAGATCGACGAGAAGGAGTTCGAGCGGCAGGAGGACGCGCTGCTCGACCGGTTGGAGGAGGCGCGCCAGTGGGCGAACGGGACTCTGTGA
- the aroH gene encoding chorismate mutase, whose amino-acid sequence MAVRAVRGAVQLERDEPEHMHERVSKLLTTILERNDLDPDDLISVWFTATPDLHSDFPAVAARKLGITDVPLICAQELDIEGAMPRVVRILAHVETPLPKSDVAHVYLGAAASLRKDIAQ is encoded by the coding sequence GTGGCGGTACGAGCGGTCCGCGGGGCCGTCCAGCTGGAGCGGGACGAGCCGGAGCACATGCACGAGCGGGTCTCAAAGCTGCTGACCACCATCCTGGAGCGCAACGACCTCGACCCCGACGACCTGATCAGCGTGTGGTTCACCGCCACCCCCGATCTGCACAGCGACTTCCCCGCGGTCGCCGCCCGCAAGCTCGGCATCACCGACGTACCGCTGATCTGCGCCCAGGAGCTGGACATCGAGGGGGCCATGCCCCGGGTCGTCCGCATCCTGGCGCATGTCGAGACGCCCCTGCCCAAGTCCGACGTCGCCCATGTCTACCTCGGCGCCGCCGCCTCCCTCCGCAAGGACATCGCCCAATGA
- the ctaD gene encoding aa3-type cytochrome oxidase subunit I: MATDTARAVGPVRVSRQGSVLVDWLTTTDHKKIGHLYLISSFGFFLVGGVLALVMRAELARPGLQILSQEEFNQAFTLHGTIMLLLFATPAFAGFANEIMPLQIGAPDVAFPRLNMLSYWLYLFGGLIVVASLLVPGGAADFGWTAYAPLNSAIRSPGIGADMWIMGLALSGFGTILGAVNFLTTIMAMRAPGMTMFRMPIFTWNTLFTSIMILMAFPVLAAALLALEADRRFGAVVFDARYGGPLLWQHLFWFFGHPEVYIIALPFFGIITEIIPVFSRKPVFGYVTLIGATMAITGLSMVVWAHHMFATGSVLLPFFSLMSFLIAVPTGVKFFNWIGTMLGGSVSLEAPMLWAVGFLVSFLFGGITGVILASPPMDFHVTDTYFVVGHFHYVVFGTVVFAMFAGFYFWWPKFTGKLLEERLARIHFWTLFVGFHTTFLVHHWLGVEGMPRRYADYLAADGFTALNTVSTIGSFLLGMSTLPFLYNVWKTAKYGKKTETDDPWGFGRSLEWATSCPPPRHNFTTLPRVRSESPAFDLHHPEVAGPEQEKDQQLTPRGAIGPGPEPGGP, encoded by the coding sequence ATGGCGACAGACACCGCGCGGGCCGTCGGTCCGGTCCGGGTGTCACGGCAGGGCAGTGTGCTCGTGGACTGGCTCACCACCACCGACCACAAGAAGATCGGGCATCTGTATCTGATCTCGTCCTTCGGCTTCTTCCTGGTCGGAGGCGTCCTGGCGCTGGTGATGCGCGCGGAGCTGGCCCGCCCGGGGCTCCAGATCCTCTCCCAGGAGGAGTTCAACCAGGCGTTCACCCTGCACGGCACGATCATGCTGCTGCTGTTCGCCACCCCGGCCTTCGCGGGGTTCGCCAACGAGATCATGCCGCTCCAGATCGGCGCGCCGGATGTGGCCTTCCCCCGCCTCAACATGCTGTCGTACTGGCTGTATCTGTTCGGCGGGCTGATCGTGGTGGCCAGTCTGCTGGTGCCGGGGGGCGCCGCGGACTTCGGCTGGACCGCCTACGCCCCGCTCAACAGCGCGATCCGCTCCCCCGGTATCGGCGCCGATATGTGGATCATGGGGCTGGCGCTGTCCGGCTTCGGGACGATCCTGGGCGCGGTGAACTTCCTGACCACCATCATGGCGATGCGGGCGCCGGGGATGACGATGTTCCGGATGCCGATCTTCACCTGGAACACCCTCTTCACCTCGATCATGATCCTGATGGCGTTCCCGGTGCTGGCGGCGGCGCTGCTGGCGCTGGAGGCGGACCGGCGGTTCGGGGCGGTGGTCTTCGACGCCCGGTACGGCGGACCGCTGCTGTGGCAGCACCTCTTCTGGTTCTTCGGCCATCCCGAGGTCTACATCATCGCGCTGCCGTTCTTCGGCATCATCACCGAGATCATCCCGGTCTTCTCCCGTAAACCGGTCTTCGGCTATGTGACGCTGATCGGCGCGACCATGGCCATCACCGGACTGTCGATGGTGGTCTGGGCCCACCACATGTTCGCCACGGGGTCGGTTCTGCTGCCCTTCTTCTCCCTGATGTCCTTTCTGATCGCGGTGCCGACCGGGGTGAAGTTCTTCAACTGGATCGGCACCATGCTGGGCGGCTCGGTGTCCCTGGAGGCGCCGATGCTGTGGGCGGTCGGGTTCCTGGTGAGCTTCCTCTTCGGGGGGATCACCGGCGTCATCCTGGCCTCACCGCCGATGGACTTCCATGTCACCGACACCTACTTCGTCGTGGGCCACTTCCACTACGTGGTCTTCGGCACCGTCGTCTTCGCGATGTTCGCGGGGTTCTACTTCTGGTGGCCGAAGTTCACCGGGAAGCTGCTGGAGGAGCGGCTGGCCCGGATCCACTTCTGGACGCTGTTCGTCGGCTTCCACACCACCTTCCTGGTGCACCACTGGCTGGGGGTGGAGGGGATGCCGCGCCGCTACGCCGACTATCTGGCGGCGGACGGCTTCACCGCGCTCAACACCGTCTCCACCATCGGCTCCTTCCTGCTGGGCATGTCGACCCTGCCGTTCCTCTACAACGTCTGGAAGACGGCCAAGTACGGGAAGAAGACCGAGACGGACGACCCCTGGGGGTTCGGCCGCTCCCTGGAGTGGGCGACCTCCTGTCCCCCGCCCCGGCACAACTTCACCACCCTGCCGAGGGTCCGCTCCGAGTCGCCCGCCTTCGATCTGCACCATCCGGAGGTGGCCGGCCCGGAGCAGGAGAAGGACCAGCAGCTGACGCCGCGGGGGGCGATCGGCCCAGGGCCCGAGCCAGGCGGTCCCTGA
- a CDS encoding GvpL/GvpF family gas vesicle protein gives MSTYVYGIARGEVADLDDRLTGIGDPPLPVRALNEGELAAIVSDCPAELKPRRRDLLAHQHVLAEVSGSHPVLPMRFGSVSSSDEDVRSVLAEHADRYQDQLSRLSGRVEYNVKAVHDEDAVLHQVLAEEPDLRVMAEANRAAGGGTYEERVRFGERVAEAVRAHEVRDAKLVEEALAPTAEDVRPGPESGGWFLSLSLLLDKDAADPLLAAAADLEKAHPWLKLRLNGPLPPYSFVES, from the coding sequence ATGAGCACGTATGTCTACGGCATCGCGCGCGGTGAGGTCGCGGATCTGGACGATCGGCTGACCGGCATCGGTGACCCCCCGCTGCCGGTCCGGGCGCTGAACGAGGGCGAGCTGGCCGCGATCGTCAGCGACTGCCCGGCGGAGCTCAAGCCCCGGCGGCGCGATCTGCTGGCCCATCAGCACGTGCTGGCCGAGGTGAGCGGCTCCCATCCGGTGCTGCCGATGCGCTTCGGCAGCGTGTCCTCCAGCGACGAGGACGTCCGCAGCGTGCTGGCCGAGCACGCCGACCGCTACCAGGACCAGCTCAGCCGGCTGTCCGGCCGGGTGGAGTACAACGTCAAGGCCGTGCACGACGAGGACGCGGTGCTGCACCAGGTGCTCGCCGAGGAGCCGGACCTGCGGGTGATGGCGGAGGCCAACCGCGCGGCGGGCGGCGGCACCTACGAGGAGCGGGTGCGCTTCGGCGAACGGGTGGCCGAGGCGGTACGGGCGCACGAGGTGCGGGACGCCAAGCTGGTGGAGGAGGCGCTGGCCCCGACGGCCGAGGACGTGCGCCCCGGACCGGAGAGCGGCGGCTGGTTCCTGAGCCTGTCCCTGCTGCTGGACAAGGACGCCGCTGATCCGCTGCTGGCGGCGGCCGCAGATCTGGAGAAGGCCCATCCCTGGCTGAAGCTGCGGCTCAACGGCCCGCTGCCGCCGTACAGCTTCGTCGAGTCCTGA
- a CDS encoding prephenate dehydrogenase: MRTALVIGTGLIGTSAALALAGRGVQVHLADHDADQARTAEALGAGTQGEPDGPVDLAIVAVPPAHVAPTVADALRRGLARGVLDVASVKGGPRRELEALGCDLTRYIGTHPMAGRERSGPLAATADLFEGRPWVLTPTGGTDIEVLNLALELVALCRAVPVVMEDEAHDRAVALVSHTPHLLSSMVAARLRDADETAVRLCGQGIRDVTRIAASDPAMWIDILSANPGPVADVLAAVAADLDETVRALRALQSADEAKRGHGAAGIEDVLRRGNAGRERVPGKHGAASAAYETVTVLIGDQPGELARIFADAGRAGVNIEDVRIEHTTGQQAGLIQLMVEPSAAPALTKALRERGWSIRQ, translated from the coding sequence ATGAGAACCGCCCTCGTCATCGGCACCGGCCTGATCGGCACCTCCGCCGCGCTGGCCCTGGCCGGCCGCGGGGTCCAGGTGCACCTCGCCGACCACGACGCGGACCAGGCCCGCACCGCGGAGGCGCTCGGCGCCGGGACGCAAGGCGAGCCCGACGGGCCGGTGGACCTGGCGATCGTGGCCGTGCCGCCGGCCCACGTGGCCCCCACGGTGGCCGACGCGCTGCGCCGCGGCCTGGCCCGCGGCGTCCTGGACGTCGCGAGCGTCAAGGGCGGCCCGCGCCGTGAGCTGGAGGCCCTCGGCTGCGATCTGACCCGCTACATCGGCACGCATCCGATGGCGGGCCGGGAGCGCTCCGGGCCGCTGGCCGCCACCGCCGACCTCTTCGAGGGACGGCCCTGGGTGCTCACACCCACCGGCGGCACCGACATCGAGGTGCTCAACCTGGCGCTGGAGCTCGTCGCGCTGTGCCGGGCCGTGCCCGTGGTGATGGAGGACGAGGCCCACGACCGGGCGGTGGCGCTCGTCTCGCACACCCCGCACCTGCTGTCCAGCATGGTGGCCGCGCGGCTGAGGGACGCCGATGAGACGGCCGTGCGGCTGTGCGGGCAGGGCATCCGCGACGTGACCCGGATCGCGGCCTCCGACCCCGCCATGTGGATCGACATCCTCTCCGCCAACCCCGGCCCGGTCGCCGATGTGCTCGCCGCCGTCGCCGCCGACCTCGACGAGACGGTGCGGGCGCTGCGCGCGCTCCAGTCCGCCGACGAGGCCAAGCGCGGCCACGGCGCGGCCGGTATCGAGGACGTGCTGCGCCGGGGCAACGCCGGGCGCGAGCGGGTGCCGGGCAAGCACGGCGCCGCCTCGGCCGCCTATGAGACCGTGACGGTGCTCATCGGCGACCAGCCGGGCGAGCTGGCCCGGATCTTCGCCGACGCGGGCCGGGCGGGCGTCAACATCGAGGACGTCCGGATCGAGCACACCACCGGACAGCAGGCCGGTCTGATCCAGCTGATGGTCGAGCCCTCGGCGGCCCCGGCGCTCACCAAGGCGCTGCGGGAGCGGGGCTGGTCCATCCGGCAGTAG
- the der gene encoding ribosome biogenesis GTPase Der: MNDQIHSGGDEHGELGDAEYAEFMELAAQEGFDLTEVEGDLAAAGHGPLPVLAVVGRPNVGKSTLVNRILGRREAVVEDRPGVTRDRVTYEAEWSGRRFKVVDTGGWEQDVLGIDASVAAQAEFAIEAADAVVFVVDATVGATDTDEAVVKLLRRAGKPVVLCANKVDGPSGEADAAMLWSLGLGEPYPVSALHGRGTGDMLDAVLEALPEAPAQTFGATVGGPRRVALIGRPNVGKSSLLNKVAGEERVVVNEMAGTTRDPVDEMIELGGITWKFVDTAGIRRRVHLQEGADYYASLRTAAAVEKAEVAIVLIDASESISVQDQRIISMAVEAGRALVIAYNKWDTLDEERHYYLEREIETELGQIQWAPRVNVSARTGRHMEKLVPAIETALAGWETRIPTGRLNSFLGEIVASHPHPIRGGKQPRILFGTQAGTRPPRFVLFASGFLEAGYRRFIERRLREEFGFEGTPLQISVRVREKRGRKK; this comes from the coding sequence ATGAACGACCAGATCCACAGCGGCGGCGACGAGCACGGGGAGCTTGGCGACGCCGAGTACGCGGAGTTCATGGAGCTCGCCGCGCAAGAGGGCTTCGACCTGACGGAGGTCGAGGGCGACCTCGCCGCGGCCGGGCACGGCCCGCTGCCGGTGCTGGCCGTCGTCGGCCGCCCCAATGTCGGCAAGTCCACCCTGGTGAACCGCATCCTCGGCCGCCGTGAGGCGGTCGTGGAGGACCGCCCCGGGGTCACCCGCGACCGGGTCACCTACGAGGCCGAGTGGTCCGGCCGCCGCTTCAAGGTGGTCGACACCGGCGGCTGGGAGCAGGACGTGCTCGGCATCGACGCGTCCGTGGCGGCCCAGGCCGAGTTCGCCATCGAGGCCGCCGACGCGGTGGTGTTCGTCGTGGACGCGACGGTCGGCGCCACCGACACCGACGAGGCCGTGGTCAAGCTGCTGCGCCGGGCCGGGAAGCCCGTGGTGCTGTGCGCCAACAAGGTCGACGGGCCCAGCGGTGAGGCGGACGCCGCGATGCTGTGGTCGCTCGGCCTCGGCGAGCCGTACCCGGTCTCCGCGCTGCACGGCCGCGGTACCGGCGACATGCTCGACGCGGTGCTGGAGGCGCTGCCCGAGGCCCCGGCCCAGACCTTCGGGGCGACGGTCGGCGGACCGCGCCGGGTCGCCCTGATCGGCCGCCCGAACGTCGGCAAGTCCTCGCTGCTCAACAAGGTCGCGGGCGAGGAGCGGGTGGTCGTCAACGAGATGGCGGGCACCACCCGCGACCCGGTCGACGAGATGATCGAACTCGGCGGCATCACCTGGAAGTTCGTCGACACCGCCGGTATCCGCCGCCGGGTCCACCTCCAGGAGGGCGCGGACTACTACGCCTCGCTGCGCACCGCGGCCGCCGTGGAGAAGGCGGAGGTCGCGATCGTGCTGATCGACGCCAGCGAGTCCATCAGCGTCCAGGACCAGCGGATCATCTCGATGGCCGTCGAGGCCGGGCGCGCGCTCGTCATCGCGTACAACAAGTGGGACACCCTCGACGAGGAGCGCCACTACTACCTCGAGCGCGAGATCGAGACCGAGCTGGGGCAGATCCAGTGGGCGCCGCGGGTGAACGTCTCGGCGCGCACCGGCCGCCACATGGAGAAGCTGGTCCCGGCGATCGAGACGGCGCTGGCGGGCTGGGAGACCCGGATTCCGACCGGGCGGCTCAACTCCTTCCTCGGTGAGATCGTCGCCTCCCATCCGCATCCGATCCGCGGCGGCAAGCAGCCGCGGATTCTGTTCGGGACGCAGGCCGGGACCCGGCCGCCGCGGTTCGTGCTGTTCGCCTCGGGCTTCCTGGAGGCCGGCTACCGCCGCTTCATCGAGCGGCGGCTGCGCGAGGAGTTCGGCTTCGAGGGGACGCCCCTGCAGATCTCGGTGCGGGTGCGCGAGAAGCGCGGCCGCAAGAAGTAG
- a CDS encoding lysophospholipid acyltransferase family protein — MSATDAALPSAAGAAAARRIGIGLMYGLWRPRVLGAWRVPSAGPVILAGNHSHNVDGPMVIGTSPRPVHFLVKKEAFTGPLDPFLRGIGQLKVDRTSADRTAIGQALGVLERGGVLGIFPEGTRGDGDFASLRSGLAYFAVRSGAPIVPVAVLGTAEPRGDGRTRALPRLRGRIDVVFGDPFEAGDGSGRRTRAALDQATERIRKRLGAHLDAARRLTGRPDQT, encoded by the coding sequence GTGAGCGCCACCGACGCGGCACTTCCCAGCGCGGCCGGGGCCGCCGCGGCCCGGCGGATCGGCATCGGCCTGATGTACGGGCTGTGGCGGCCCCGGGTGCTGGGCGCCTGGCGCGTCCCGTCCGCCGGGCCCGTCATCCTCGCGGGGAACCACTCCCACAACGTCGACGGTCCGATGGTGATCGGCACCTCGCCGCGGCCGGTGCACTTCCTGGTCAAGAAGGAGGCGTTCACCGGCCCGCTGGACCCGTTCCTGCGCGGTATCGGGCAGCTGAAGGTGGACCGCACCAGCGCCGACCGCACCGCGATCGGCCAGGCCCTGGGGGTGCTGGAGCGCGGCGGGGTGCTGGGCATCTTCCCGGAGGGCACCCGGGGCGACGGCGACTTCGCCTCACTGCGCTCGGGGCTCGCGTACTTCGCCGTGCGCTCCGGTGCGCCGATCGTGCCGGTGGCGGTGCTCGGCACCGCCGAGCCGCGCGGCGACGGGCGGACCAGGGCGCTGCCCCGGCTGCGCGGCAGGATCGACGTGGTGTTCGGCGACCCCTTCGAGGCGGGGGACGGAAGCGGCAGGCGCACCCGGGCGGCCCTGGACCAGGCCACCGAGCGCATCCGGAAGCGGCTGGGCGCGCATCTGGACGCCGCCCGGCGGCTGACCGGGCGCCCAGACCAGACATGA
- a CDS encoding gas vesicle protein has protein sequence MTTAPSGRPLAHQRIALVDVLDRLLAGGVVITGDLTLRIADVDLVRIDLRALISSVNANVPSPWEEP, from the coding sequence ATGACGACGGCCCCGTCCGGCCGCCCCCTGGCCCATCAGCGGATCGCCCTGGTGGATGTGTTGGACCGGCTGCTCGCGGGCGGAGTAGTGATCACCGGTGATCTGACCCTGCGGATCGCCGACGTCGATCTGGTCCGTATCGATCTGCGCGCGCTCATCAGCTCGGTGAACGCCAATGTGCCGTCGCCCTGGGAGGAACCATGA
- the cmk gene encoding (d)CMP kinase, with translation METAARTAPAAVIVAIDGPAGTGKSSTSKAVAAKLGLGYLDTGAQYRAITWWMVTNGIDVEDAAAVADAAAKPTIVSGTDPAAPTITVDGTDVSGPIRTQEVTSRVSAVSAVPEVRAVITELQRTIAAEAPRGIVVEGRDIGTTVLPDADLKIFLTASPEVRAARRNGELKGKEASDLAATQAALAKRDALDSGRKTSPLAKADDAVEVDTSDLTLDQVVECVVTLVEEKRTAA, from the coding sequence GTGGAAACCGCCGCCCGGACCGCCCCGGCAGCAGTGATTGTCGCGATCGACGGCCCCGCAGGCACGGGCAAGTCCAGTACCTCGAAGGCCGTCGCCGCCAAGCTGGGCCTGGGCTACCTGGACACCGGCGCCCAGTACCGGGCGATCACCTGGTGGATGGTGACCAACGGCATCGACGTCGAGGACGCCGCCGCCGTGGCCGACGCCGCCGCCAAGCCCACCATCGTCTCCGGCACCGACCCGGCCGCCCCGACGATCACCGTCGACGGCACCGACGTCTCCGGGCCGATCCGCACCCAGGAGGTCACCTCGCGGGTCAGCGCGGTCAGCGCGGTGCCCGAGGTGCGGGCCGTGATCACCGAGCTGCAGCGGACCATCGCCGCCGAGGCGCCGCGCGGCATCGTGGTCGAGGGCCGGGACATCGGCACCACGGTCCTCCCGGACGCCGACCTCAAGATCTTCCTGACCGCCTCCCCGGAGGTCCGGGCGGCCCGCCGCAACGGCGAGCTGAAGGGCAAGGAGGCCAGCGACCTGGCCGCCACCCAGGCCGCGCTGGCCAAGCGGGACGCCCTGGACTCCGGCCGTAAGACATCACCGCTCGCCAAGGCGGACGACGCGGTCGAGGTGGACACCTCCGACCTCACCCTCGACCAGGTCGTCGAGTGCGTCGTCACCCTCGTCGAGGAGAAGCGGACCGCGGCGTGA
- a CDS encoding glycosyltransferase family 4 protein has translation MHISFLIHNAYGIGGTIRTTYNLARTLGEQHDVEIVSVFRHRDQPLFDPGPHVRLSHLVDIRKNSPSYDGDDPDHSRPARVFPAAEGRYKQYSALTDRRIADHLRRLDADIVVGTRPGLNVHIAREARRGPVRVGQEHLTLSTHSKGLKRALRAVYPRLDAVTTVTEADAQTYRDQMRLPGVRIEAVPNSVPEPGLAPADGTGKWVVAAGRLAPVKRYDLLIQAFAKVSAARPDWRLRIYGGGAQYAKLRALIDQLGLYNHVFLMGPANPLDPEWAKGSIAAVTSSLESFGMTIVEAMRCGLPVVATDCPHGPAEIIDNGVDGRLVPTGDSDAIAAALLDLINNDELRQQMGQAALKDSARFDPSRVAGRYETLFSGLIARSGLRESWHRTRGSLLSGAFTTKDSLRKVRVA, from the coding sequence ATGCACATCTCTTTCCTGATTCATAACGCGTACGGGATCGGCGGGACGATCCGGACCACGTACAACCTCGCCCGCACCCTGGGGGAACAGCACGATGTGGAGATCGTGTCGGTATTCCGCCACCGCGACCAGCCGCTCTTCGATCCCGGTCCGCATGTGCGGCTCAGCCACTTAGTGGACATCCGGAAGAACAGCCCGTCCTACGACGGCGACGACCCGGACCACAGCCGCCCGGCCCGGGTCTTCCCGGCGGCGGAGGGCCGCTACAAGCAGTACAGCGCCCTCACCGACCGCCGTATCGCGGACCATCTGCGCCGGCTGGACGCCGATATCGTTGTCGGAACCCGTCCCGGGCTCAACGTCCACATCGCCCGCGAGGCCCGCCGCGGTCCGGTACGGGTCGGCCAGGAACATCTGACGCTCAGCACCCACTCCAAGGGGCTGAAGCGGGCCCTGCGCGCGGTCTACCCCCGGCTGGACGCGGTGACCACCGTGACCGAGGCCGACGCGCAGACCTACCGCGACCAGATGCGGCTGCCCGGCGTACGGATCGAGGCGGTGCCGAACAGCGTGCCCGAGCCCGGTCTGGCGCCCGCGGACGGCACCGGCAAATGGGTGGTCGCGGCCGGCCGGCTGGCCCCGGTCAAACGCTACGACCTGCTGATACAGGCGTTCGCCAAGGTCAGCGCGGCCCGCCCGGACTGGCGGCTGCGGATCTACGGCGGCGGCGCCCAGTACGCCAAGCTGCGCGCCCTGATCGACCAGCTCGGCCTCTACAACCACGTCTTCCTGATGGGTCCGGCCAATCCGCTCGACCCCGAGTGGGCCAAGGGCTCCATCGCCGCCGTCACCTCCAGCCTGGAGTCGTTCGGCATGACCATCGTGGAGGCGATGCGCTGCGGCCTTCCCGTGGTGGCCACCGACTGCCCGCACGGACCCGCGGAGATCATCGACAACGGCGTGGACGGCCGGCTCGTGCCCACCGGCGACAGCGACGCCATCGCCGCCGCCCTCCTCGACCTCATCAACAACGACGAGCTGCGCCAGCAGATGGGACAGGCGGCGCTGAAGGACTCGGCCCGCTTCGACCCCTCCCGGGTGGCCGGGCGCTACGAGACGCTGTTCTCCGGTCTGATCGCCCGCAGCGGACTGCGGGAGTCCTGGCACCGCACCCGCGGCTCCCTGCTCAGCGGCGCGTTCACCACCAAGGACTCCCTGCGGAAGGTGCGTGTCGCATGA
- a CDS encoding gas vesicle protein — protein sequence MANRGEGGANLADILERVLDKGVVIAGDIRINLLDIELLTIKLRLIVASVDKAKEMGIDWWEHDPSLSSRARTDRTEVTARTDRTDRTEVTDQAARTDRTEVPSGENEEKTA from the coding sequence GTGGCCAACCGGGGCGAGGGCGGGGCCAACCTCGCCGACATCCTGGAGCGGGTGCTCGACAAGGGCGTGGTGATCGCGGGCGATATCCGCATCAATCTGCTCGACATCGAACTTCTCACGATCAAGCTGCGGCTGATCGTGGCCTCGGTCGACAAGGCGAAGGAGATGGGCATCGACTGGTGGGAGCACGATCCGTCGCTCTCCTCCCGCGCCCGGACCGACCGGACCGAAGTGACCGCCCGGACCGACCGGACCGACCGGACCGAAGTGACCGACCAGGCCGCCCGGACCGACCGGACCGAGGTGCCCAGCGGGGAGAACGAGGAGAAGACCGCATGA
- a CDS encoding GvpL/GvpF family gas vesicle protein: MTEGLRYAYAVVRDTGTPDAAADVLAALEGVPGVAGEPVRAVRHLGLAVLAGTVPAEHFDEGPLRERLEDMAWLERVARAHQRVVDTAGAESCVIPVRLATVCRGEEGLRRMLADGRERFASALDRLEGRVEWGVKAYAEAPPPEEPPAGEPNAATALSGRDYLRRRKAQRRAAEQRWGHTEEGARLVHDTLAGLAERHRLHPPQDPKLSGVSDRNVLNAAYLVRREDSAGFAQRVGELAGRAAGLRVELTGPWAPYSFTAPDEAEGAGAGG; this comes from the coding sequence ATGACCGAAGGACTGCGGTACGCCTACGCGGTGGTACGCGACACCGGTACGCCGGACGCCGCCGCGGACGTGCTCGCCGCCCTGGAGGGGGTGCCCGGAGTGGCGGGCGAACCGGTGCGCGCCGTACGCCATCTGGGCCTCGCCGTCCTGGCGGGCACCGTGCCCGCCGAGCACTTCGACGAGGGCCCGCTGCGGGAGCGGCTGGAGGACATGGCGTGGCTGGAGCGGGTGGCGCGCGCCCATCAGCGGGTGGTCGACACCGCGGGCGCCGAGTCCTGCGTCATACCGGTCCGGCTGGCCACCGTCTGCCGTGGTGAGGAGGGGCTGCGGCGGATGCTCGCCGACGGGCGGGAGCGGTTCGCCTCGGCGCTGGACCGGCTGGAGGGCCGGGTCGAATGGGGCGTCAAGGCCTATGCCGAGGCGCCCCCGCCCGAGGAGCCGCCCGCCGGGGAACCGAACGCTGCGACCGCCCTGTCCGGCCGTGACTACCTGCGCCGCCGCAAGGCACAGCGGCGCGCCGCCGAGCAGCGCTGGGGCCATACGGAGGAGGGTGCGCGGCTGGTGCACGACACCCTCGCCGGGCTGGCCGAGCGGCACCGGCTGCATCCGCCGCAGGACCCGAAGCTGTCGGGGGTGTCCGACCGCAATGTGCTGAACGCCGCGTATCTGGTACGGCGCGAGGACAGCGCCGGTTTCGCCCAGCGGGTCGGTGAGCTGGCCGGGCGGGCGGCCGGGCTGCGGGTGGAGCTGACCGGCCCGTGGGCGCCGTACTCCTTCACCGCCCCTGACGAGGCCGAGGGCGCGGGGGCCGGCGGATGA